One stretch of Theropithecus gelada isolate Dixy chromosome 12, Tgel_1.0, whole genome shotgun sequence DNA includes these proteins:
- the SLC23A3 gene encoding solute carrier family 23 member 3: MSRSPLNPNQLQSVGSQDALAPLPPPAPQNPSTHSWDPLCGSLPWGLSCLLALQHVLVMASLLCVSHLLLLCSLSPGGLSYSPSQLLASSFFSCGVSTILQTWMGSRLPLVQAPSLEFLISALVLTSQKLPLAIQTPGNCEHRTRARASLMMHLCRGPSCHGLRHWNTSLQEVSGAVVVSGLLQGTMGLLGSPGRVFPHCGPLVLAPSLVVAGLSAHREVAQFCSAHWGLALLVILLMVVCSQHLGSSQFHVCPWRRASASSTHTPLPAFRLLSVLIPVACVWIVSAFLGFSVIPQELSAPTKAPWIWLPHPGEWNWPLLTPRALAAGISMALAASTSSLGCYALCGRLLHLPPPPPHACSRGLSLEGLGSVLAGLLGSPMGTASSFPNVGKVGLIQVCGPGMGV; the protein is encoded by the exons ATGAGCCGATCACCCCTCAATCCCAACCAACTCCAATCAGTGGGCTCCCAGGATGCCCTGGCTCCCCTGCCTCCACCTGCTCCCCAGAATCCCTCCACCCACTCTTGGGACCCTCTGTGTGGATCTCTGCCCTGGGGCCTCAGCTGTCTTCTAGCTCTGCAg CATGTCTTGGTCATGGCTTCTCTGCTCTGTGTCTCccacctgctcctgctttgcAGTCTCTCCCCAGGAGGACTCTCTTACTCCCCTTCTCAGCTCCTGGCCTCCAGCTTCTTTTCATGTGGCGTGTCTACCATCCTGCAAACTTGGATGGGCAGCAG GCTGCCTCTTGTCCAGGCTCCATCCTTAGAGTTCCTTATCTCTGCTCTGGTGCTGACCAGCCAGAAGCTACCTCTGGCCATCCAGACACCTGGAAACTGTGAGCACAGAACAAGGGCAAGGG CCTCCCTCATGATGCACCTGTGTAGGGGACCTAGCTGCCATGGCCTGCGGCACTGGAACACTTCTCTCCAGGAG GTGTCCGGGGCAGTGGTGGTATCTGGGCTGCTGCAGGGCACGATGGGGCTGTTGGGGAGTCCTGGCCGCGTGTTCCCCCACTGTGGGCCCCTGGTGCTGGCTCCCAGCCTGGTTGTGGCAGGGCTTTCTGCCCACAGGGAGGTAGCCCAGTTCTGCTCCGCTCACTGGGGGTTGGCCTTGCT GGTTATCCTGCTCATGGTGGTCTGTTCTCAGCACCTGGGCTCCAGCCAGTTTCATGTGTGCCCCTGGAGGCGAGCTTCAGCTTCATCAACTCACactcctctccctgccttccGGCTCCTCTCG GTGCTGATCCCCGTGGCCTGTGTGTGGATCGTTTCTGCCTTTTTGGGGTTCAGTGTTATCCCCCAGGAACTGTCTGCCCCCACCAAGGCACCGTGGATTTGGCTGCCTCACCCAG GTGAGTGGAATTGGCCTTTGCTGACGCCCAGAGCTCTGGCTGCAGGCATCTCCATGGCCTTGGCAGCCTCCACCAGTTCCCTGGGCTGCTATGCCCTGTGCGGCCGGCTGCTGCATTTGCCTCCCCCACCTCCACATGCCTGTAGTCGAGGGCTGAGCCTGGAGGGGCTGGGCAGTGTGCTGGCCGGACTGCTGGGAAGCCCCATGGGCACTGCATCCAGCTTCCCCAACGTGGGCAAAGTGGGTCTTATCCAGGTATGTGGacctgggatgggg GTCTAG
- the CNPPD1 gene encoding protein CNPPD1 isoform X1 translates to MDLTGLLLDEEGTFSLAGFQDFTFLPGHQKLSARIRRRLYYGWDWEADCSLEELSSPVADIAVELLQKAAPSPIRRLQKKYVAHVSREACISPCAMMLALVYIERLRHRNPDYLQHVSSSDLFLISMVRYPLPVSLESQEPAVNSAPPLLVPLQMVASKYLYDEGEEEEVFNDEWGAAGGVAVPTLNALERGFLSAMDWHLYTDPREIFEVLSWLESCVAEQQGQRRGWYTYTDLCVLLEQPTWQLALGSLCQRLVKLSCLLAVAYVSSVALAVASVAVIHQSLGLSCTPTPGPPDLGLTSHCLLEPCIPSVPQCLPSPANVSSCLKGSTGLRSLWGSLLASLTPPPLPPPDPPAPPTLLHNCHLCQKLQRDSPTCHACHHPNHTVPTVLSSPWYHTYGLAPHWPWSPVPPSLPQPQQCSLFSVMELARLKSFIFPG, encoded by the exons ATGGACCTGACCGGGCTCCTGCTGGACGAAGAAGGCACCTTCTCCCTCGCCGGCTTCCAGGACTTCACG TTCCTCCCAGGACACCAGAAGCTGAGTGCCCGGATCCGAAGGAGGCTCTACTATGGCTGGGACTGGGAAGCTGACTGTAGCCTGGAGGAGCTCTCCAGCCCGGTGGCAG ACATTGCTGTGGAACTGCTCCAGAAGGCAGCCCCCAGCCCTATTCGCCGACTCCAGAAGAAATACGTAGCTCACGTGTCCCG GGAGGCATGCATCTCCCCATGTGCTATGATGCTGGCTCTGGTGTACATTGAACGGCTCCGCCACCGAAACCCAGACTACCTGCAGCACGTGTCATCCTCTGACTTGTTCCTGATCTCCATGGTAAGATACCCCCTCCCCGTCTCTCTAGAGAGCCAGGAGCCTGCTGTGAATTCTGCTCCACCACTTCTGGTTCCTCTGCAGATGGTGGCCAGTAAGTACCTCTATgatgaaggggaggaggaggaggtcttCAATGATGAATGGGGAGCTGCTGGGGGTGTGGCCGTGCCCACTCTCAATGCCCTGGAGAGGGGCTTCCTGAGTGCCATG GATTGGCATCTCTACACTGACCCTCGGGAGATTTTTGAGGTGCTGAGCTGGTTGGAGAGCTG TGTGGCTGAGCAGCAGGGACAGCGGCGGGGCTGGTATACCTACACAGACCTGTGTGTGCTGCTGGAGCAGCCAACCTGGCAGTTGGCCCTGGGCTCCCTCTGCCAGCGGCTGGTAAAG CTGTCCTGCCTGTTAGCTGTGGCATATGTGAGCAGTGTGGCCCTGGCTGTGGCATCGGTGGCCGTAATACATCAGTCCTTGGGGCTGTCCTGCACCCCTACACCTGGGCCGCCTGACCTTGGACTGACCTCCCATTGCCTCCTGGAGCCCTGCATACCTTCTGTGCCACAATGCCTGCCGTCTCCCGCTAATGTCTCCAGCTGCCTGAAAGGCAGCACAGGGCTGCGGTCACTCTGGGGCAGTCTTCTGGCCTCACTGACTCCTCCACCATTGCCTCCCCCAGAcccccctgcccctcccactcTTCTTCATAACTGCCACCTTTGCCAGAAGCTCCAGAGAGACTCCCCAACCTGCcatgcctgccaccaccccaacCATACAGTCCCCACTGTGCTGTCCAGCCCCTGGTACCATACCTATGGCCTGGCTCCCCACTGGCCTTGGAGCCCGGTGCCCCCGTCACTTCCTCAGCCTCAGCAATGTTCCCTTTTCAGTGTCATGGAGCTGGCTCGCCTCAAGTCTTTCATTTTCCCAGGCTAG
- the CNPPD1 gene encoding protein CNPPD1 isoform X3 — protein sequence MDLTGLLLDEEGTFSLAGFQDFTFLPGHQKLSARIRRRLYYGWDWEADCSLEELSSPVADIAVELLQKAAPSPIRRLQKKYVAHVSREACISPCAMMLALVYIERLRHRNPDYLQHVSSSDLFLISMMVASKYLYDEGEEEEVFNDEWGAAGGVAVPTLNALERGFLSAMDWHLYTDPREIFEVLSWLESCVAEQQGQRRGWYTYTDLCVLLEQPTWQLALGSLCQRLVKLSCLLAVAYVSSVALAVASVAVIHQSLGLSCTPTPGPPDLGLTSHCLLEPCIPSVPQCLPSPANVSSCLKGSTGLRSLWGSLLASLTPPPLPPPDPPAPPTLLHNCHLCQKLQRDSPTCHACHHPNHTVPTVLSSPWYHTYGLAPHWPWSPVPPSLPQPQQCSLFSVMELARLKSFIFPG from the exons ATGGACCTGACCGGGCTCCTGCTGGACGAAGAAGGCACCTTCTCCCTCGCCGGCTTCCAGGACTTCACG TTCCTCCCAGGACACCAGAAGCTGAGTGCCCGGATCCGAAGGAGGCTCTACTATGGCTGGGACTGGGAAGCTGACTGTAGCCTGGAGGAGCTCTCCAGCCCGGTGGCAG ACATTGCTGTGGAACTGCTCCAGAAGGCAGCCCCCAGCCCTATTCGCCGACTCCAGAAGAAATACGTAGCTCACGTGTCCCG GGAGGCATGCATCTCCCCATGTGCTATGATGCTGGCTCTGGTGTACATTGAACGGCTCCGCCACCGAAACCCAGACTACCTGCAGCACGTGTCATCCTCTGACTTGTTCCTGATCTCCATG ATGGTGGCCAGTAAGTACCTCTATgatgaaggggaggaggaggaggtcttCAATGATGAATGGGGAGCTGCTGGGGGTGTGGCCGTGCCCACTCTCAATGCCCTGGAGAGGGGCTTCCTGAGTGCCATG GATTGGCATCTCTACACTGACCCTCGGGAGATTTTTGAGGTGCTGAGCTGGTTGGAGAGCTG TGTGGCTGAGCAGCAGGGACAGCGGCGGGGCTGGTATACCTACACAGACCTGTGTGTGCTGCTGGAGCAGCCAACCTGGCAGTTGGCCCTGGGCTCCCTCTGCCAGCGGCTGGTAAAG CTGTCCTGCCTGTTAGCTGTGGCATATGTGAGCAGTGTGGCCCTGGCTGTGGCATCGGTGGCCGTAATACATCAGTCCTTGGGGCTGTCCTGCACCCCTACACCTGGGCCGCCTGACCTTGGACTGACCTCCCATTGCCTCCTGGAGCCCTGCATACCTTCTGTGCCACAATGCCTGCCGTCTCCCGCTAATGTCTCCAGCTGCCTGAAAGGCAGCACAGGGCTGCGGTCACTCTGGGGCAGTCTTCTGGCCTCACTGACTCCTCCACCATTGCCTCCCCCAGAcccccctgcccctcccactcTTCTTCATAACTGCCACCTTTGCCAGAAGCTCCAGAGAGACTCCCCAACCTGCcatgcctgccaccaccccaacCATACAGTCCCCACTGTGCTGTCCAGCCCCTGGTACCATACCTATGGCCTGGCTCCCCACTGGCCTTGGAGCCCGGTGCCCCCGTCACTTCCTCAGCCTCAGCAATGTTCCCTTTTCAGTGTCATGGAGCTGGCTCGCCTCAAGTCTTTCATTTTCCCAGGCTAG
- the CNPPD1 gene encoding protein CNPPD1 isoform X2 — MHRAATGGAMDLTGLLLDEEGTFSLAGFQDFTFLPGHQKLSARIRRRLYYGWDWEADCSLEELSSPVADIAVELLQKAAPSPIRRLQKKYVAHVSREACISPCAMMLALVYIERLRHRNPDYLQHVSSSDLFLISMMVASKYLYDEGEEEEVFNDEWGAAGGVAVPTLNALERGFLSAMDWHLYTDPREIFEVLSWLESCVAEQQGQRRGWYTYTDLCVLLEQPTWQLALGSLCQRLVKLSCLLAVAYVSSVALAVASVAVIHQSLGLSCTPTPGPPDLGLTSHCLLEPCIPSVPQCLPSPANVSSCLKGSTGLRSLWGSLLASLTPPPLPPPDPPAPPTLLHNCHLCQKLQRDSPTCHACHHPNHTVPTVLSSPWYHTYGLAPHWPWSPVPPSLPQPQQCSLFSVMELARLKSFIFPG, encoded by the exons ATGCACAG GGCGGCGACTGGCGGTGCGATGGACCTGACCGGGCTCCTGCTGGACGAAGAAGGCACCTTCTCCCTCGCCGGCTTCCAGGACTTCACG TTCCTCCCAGGACACCAGAAGCTGAGTGCCCGGATCCGAAGGAGGCTCTACTATGGCTGGGACTGGGAAGCTGACTGTAGCCTGGAGGAGCTCTCCAGCCCGGTGGCAG ACATTGCTGTGGAACTGCTCCAGAAGGCAGCCCCCAGCCCTATTCGCCGACTCCAGAAGAAATACGTAGCTCACGTGTCCCG GGAGGCATGCATCTCCCCATGTGCTATGATGCTGGCTCTGGTGTACATTGAACGGCTCCGCCACCGAAACCCAGACTACCTGCAGCACGTGTCATCCTCTGACTTGTTCCTGATCTCCATG ATGGTGGCCAGTAAGTACCTCTATgatgaaggggaggaggaggaggtcttCAATGATGAATGGGGAGCTGCTGGGGGTGTGGCCGTGCCCACTCTCAATGCCCTGGAGAGGGGCTTCCTGAGTGCCATG GATTGGCATCTCTACACTGACCCTCGGGAGATTTTTGAGGTGCTGAGCTGGTTGGAGAGCTG TGTGGCTGAGCAGCAGGGACAGCGGCGGGGCTGGTATACCTACACAGACCTGTGTGTGCTGCTGGAGCAGCCAACCTGGCAGTTGGCCCTGGGCTCCCTCTGCCAGCGGCTGGTAAAG CTGTCCTGCCTGTTAGCTGTGGCATATGTGAGCAGTGTGGCCCTGGCTGTGGCATCGGTGGCCGTAATACATCAGTCCTTGGGGCTGTCCTGCACCCCTACACCTGGGCCGCCTGACCTTGGACTGACCTCCCATTGCCTCCTGGAGCCCTGCATACCTTCTGTGCCACAATGCCTGCCGTCTCCCGCTAATGTCTCCAGCTGCCTGAAAGGCAGCACAGGGCTGCGGTCACTCTGGGGCAGTCTTCTGGCCTCACTGACTCCTCCACCATTGCCTCCCCCAGAcccccctgcccctcccactcTTCTTCATAACTGCCACCTTTGCCAGAAGCTCCAGAGAGACTCCCCAACCTGCcatgcctgccaccaccccaacCATACAGTCCCCACTGTGCTGTCCAGCCCCTGGTACCATACCTATGGCCTGGCTCCCCACTGGCCTTGGAGCCCGGTGCCCCCGTCACTTCCTCAGCCTCAGCAATGTTCCCTTTTCAGTGTCATGGAGCTGGCTCGCCTCAAGTCTTTCATTTTCCCAGGCTAG